The sequence GCAAGAGGCCTGCGGCTTCTGCAGCGAAGGGTTAACCGGGGAGAAACGAAAAAAGGAAACGGCCATGACGTCACTGGCTGCGGCACGAGAAGGCTTTGAGAAAGACTACATCGTCTCCGTGTTGGAGCGTGTCGAAGGGAGCCGCACGACCGCCTCGAGAATCTTGGGATTGTCTAGAAAATCGCTCTGGGAAAAGTGCAAACGTTACGGTATTCCATCGGCTCATAGTGACGGCGAGGAGAGCATCTAACCATGGTACCATGAGACGTAGTGTGAGCCCGTCAGGGTATGCCGTTCTATGTTCGACTTGTAGGAGGATTGTGACGATGAATGTGTGGAACAGGGTCATCAATATTTCATTGGGGGTTGTTCTTAGTGTCGGAGTTGTCTATGCCGCCGAACCGGCCGAAGTGGAACAGTTCGTCAAGGCTCGAATCGAGATCGGCGAAATGATGACGAATTATTTCAAGAGTGGGTCGGGGTATGGGGATGGTCAGCGTCCATCACAGGAGCAAATGCGACAAATGGGAGCGGATATCAATGGGAAGCTTACGGCGCTCTTGGCGAAACACGATCTGACCCTCGATGACTATCGCAAACGCAGTCCGGAAGTATTTGCGGATGATGCGGCGGTCAAGCAGTATCTCAGCAAGCATCCTGATCTCAAACAACGCTATGAAGCTCTGCCGCTCGATCGGATGGGACGTGGGGGTAGTACAGGGCGAGGATATTAGGCCGACGCCACCTGTATATGGGTGGCGTTCACAAAAGCTCTCCGGCAACATGTGTTCAAACCAATAGGCTCCTCCTCATGGAATATAGACATCTTGGTCGGTCAGGATTGAAGGTCAGTCGCTTTTGTCTCGGGACCATGAATTTTGGGCCGCACACGACGGAGCCTGATAGCTTCGCCATGATGGACTGTGCTTTGGAGTTCGGCATCAACTTTTTTGATACCGCCGATGTATATGGTTGGAAACTCGGTGAGGGCTGGACTGAGCAGATCATCGGTCGGTGGTTTGCGCAAGGCGGAGGTCGCCGAGACAAGGTGGTGTTAGCGACTAAGGTGTATGGCCGGATGGGCGATTGGCCGAATCAGTCTCGCCTGTCCGCTGTCCATATCAAGCGAGCCTGTGAGGAGAGCCTTCGTCGGTTACGGACAGACTGGATCGACGTCTATCAGATGCATCATATAGACAGAGCAACACCCTGGGAAGAAATCTGGCAAGCGATGGAACAGTTAGTCAGAGAGGGAAAAGTTGTCTACGTCGGCAGCAGTAATTTTGCTGGGTGGCAGCTGGCTCAAGCTCAAGAGACTGCGCGCAATCGGCATTTCTTGGGGTTGGTGTCGGAGCAGAGCCTGTACAATCTGACCGAGCGGAGTATTGAGCTGGAAGTCATTCCAGCCTGTGAGAACTATGGTATTGGTCTCATTCCCTGGAGTCCGCTGGGGCGTGGGCTCTTGGCCGGTGTCTTACAATCGGCGGACAATGGACGTCGAGCGGATGCAGAGTTGAAGCAAAAGGTGATCACGGCTCGTCCCACACTGGAAGCCTATGAAGCGCTGTGTGCACGGGTTGGTGAGCGACCCGCGGATGTCGCACTGGCCTGGCTGCTACACCAAAAGGCCGTTACTTCGCCGATTATCGGCCCACGTACGAGGGAACAGCTGGATGGAGCTATGCGAGCGCTGAGTCTTTCCTTAGCCCAGGAGACGCTGAAACAGCTGGACGATCTCTTTCCTGGCCCCGGTGGCGCTGCACCGGAAGCCTATGCGTGGTAATGGTGGCTCAATCGAACTGACGGCGCAGGAAATTGAGCCGCGGAACCATATGCCTTCATCTTCACGCTGGGGAATGTTTCGAGCCCTCGCCTGACAGAACGCACTGCCACGAGTTATCCATGATTATGACACCGGGTCGCCGAATTTGTAGACCATGTGAGAGATTCTACGAGTCGTGGTCTGTCAGCGTGGGATCGTATCGATTGCATGGCCGCTGTCTGTTTCCTCGGGCGGCTGAGGGTAGAGTTGAGCGAGTCGTTCGATGAGAGGGTTGGCTTCAGGACTGCTGGTGCGTGTCGGCTCGCTGGATGCATGTTCCCAGGCTAAGATGTGAATCCCTGCCTCTGCGAGCCCTACGCGTATGATCTCTACCATCGCCTCAACGGTGATCTCGGTCCAGGGACGGAGGTCCAGGACCCGATCCTCCGGTCTGCCGGGCGGAGGGGATTCATGAATGAGCGCCCAACACCGGTTGAAAATCGTCGCGCGGAGGGATGTGGGAATATTGAGCGTGGTCAGACGAGACGTGCAGAGTGCCGTCACAAACAGAACGAACTGAAGGTCCGGCATCTCAGGACGATGGATATCGAGTGTGTGCATCATCGATGACCTCCTACCTGAAACGTCGGAAAGGGCTTGAGTGATGACGCTGCCTCAGTCTCAAATGGTTGAGCGTGACACGTCGCCGTACACGTCGGCGTAGATATCGAAGAACGCGTCGATGCTGTCGAGCAGCTGTGCCTTGATTTCATCCGCGGTGCCGTTCATCACGTGCAGTGTCATGTCGCCGATCGATCCATCGGGCAGGAGAATGGGCACGCGCGGGTGGGTGAGCTCGCTCGCCGTGCCTTTATCCAGCCGCAAGCCATAGTTCAGTGTATAGCGAGACTTCGTAATTGTGGCGGTTGATAGTGTGTCCATCGTGATCTCTCTCCTCGCAGGTCGGCGCCTGGGTGTATCGGCTGACGGGTGGAAGATTCGAGCGGGCCATACGGGCCTTCGCCGAAATCCCCCACCCATGTGATTACGCCTTTGTGACTGCCGCCACCGGCTTCTGGGCGAACTCTTTGTACCCATATCGCTCGGCTAAATAGGCCTTGGCGTCCTCACTGACATACTCGGCAAACTTGTACCGGTCGTCTTCGACGGTTTTGGCGTCTGCCATGACCTGGTCGGTCGGGATCGCATACTCGATGTTGCAGGACGTATAGGCCTGGATATAAGTCGGACCGACCTCGCGAGCGATCAGGACAGCCTTCTTGATGCAGCTTTCCACCCGGCGCGGATTATTCGGCACGACGGTGGCGATGTAGGCGCAGCCGGCGATTTTCGCCATGGCAACCATGTCCATTTTTTCGAACTTCTTGCCGAGGGGCGCCATCTTCAACACCGCTCCTCTCGTCGTCATCCCGCTCTCTTGTCCGCCCGTATTCCCGTACACTTCATTGTCCAGCATGATCGTCGTAAACCGTTCCTTCCTGAACCAGGAATGGAGGACTTGCTGGAATCCGATGTCGGCGGTGCCGCCGTCACCGGCCATCACCACGACATCCTTGGGCTTGTCGCCGAAACGAATCCGCAATCCGCGCGACAGTCCACTGGCGACGCCGTTCTGGTCCCCGTAGTTGCCGTAGACGAACGGAATCGCCGCCTGTGAAATCGCCAACCGGCCACAGCCAGCCGTTCCGACGGTAATCGTGTCTTCGGGATTCGGGAACGCGACGATCGCAAGCCTGATGAACAGGGTCATCGCGCAGCCGGCGCACATGGGATGCTCTTCGAGAATTTCTTTGAAGCTGCCCATCTGCGACACGGTCGTCTTCTTCCCGAAGGGCCCATGCTCTACCATATCCCGATATTCTTTCGGCATGAACGTATCGAATCCCGGGGTGAACTTCACATAATCAAGACTCATCGGATACCTCGCTCTCTCTGTTATCCGCAGGTGCGGAGGTGTGTATATCTCTTACATAGTCAACTGCGTTGTCACGGCCTTCTGCCTTCTGGGCTTCTATAGGAAGCGCCGCGTCACCCTGCTTCTGGGTACGATCGTGCCGCTGTTTCGCCCGTGTGTCCGGGTCATCCGCCACGTCCAGCCAGCACCCCGGATCGCATCCCGATCGCCTTCTTGACTTCCTCGACGATCACTTCCGGCGGTAAGGTCATGCCGCCGCAGACGCGCGGTCCGGCCACGACCCGCTCGCTGTTGGGGATTGTGGCTTTGATTTCTTTGGCCATCCATCCGATGACATTGAACTCGGGCACGATAATGTGTGAAGCA is a genomic window of Candidatus Nitrospira kreftii containing:
- a CDS encoding hypothetical protein (conserved protein of unknown function) — translated: MNVWNRVINISLGVVLSVGVVYAAEPAEVEQFVKARIEIGEMMTNYFKSGSGYGDGQRPSQEQMRQMGADINGKLTALLAKHDLTLDDYRKRSPEVFADDAAVKQYLSKHPDLKQRYEALPLDRMGRGGSTGRGY
- a CDS encoding putative oxidoreductase YrpG, which produces MEYRHLGRSGLKVSRFCLGTMNFGPHTTEPDSFAMMDCALEFGINFFDTADVYGWKLGEGWTEQIIGRWFAQGGGRRDKVVLATKVYGRMGDWPNQSRLSAVHIKRACEESLRRLRTDWIDVYQMHHIDRATPWEEIWQAMEQLVREGKVVYVGSSNFAGWQLAQAQETARNRHFLGLVSEQSLYNLTERSIELEVIPACENYGIGLIPWSPLGRGLLAGVLQSADNGRRADAELKQKVITARPTLEAYEALCARVGERPADVALAWLLHQKAVTSPIIGPRTREQLDGAMRALSLSLAQETLKQLDDLFPGPGGAAPEAYAW
- a CDS encoding hypothetical protein (conserved protein of unknown function); amino-acid sequence: MMHTLDIHRPEMPDLQFVLFVTALCTSRLTTLNIPTSLRATIFNRCWALIHESPPPGRPEDRVLDLRPWTEITVEAMVEIIRVGLAEAGIHILAWEHASSEPTRTSSPEANPLIERLAQLYPQPPEETDSGHAIDTIPR
- a CDS encoding hypothetical protein (conserved protein of unknown function), producing the protein MDTLSTATITKSRYTLNYGLRLDKGTASELTHPRVPILLPDGSIGDMTLHVMNGTADEIKAQLLDSIDAFFDIYADVYGDVSRSTI
- a CDS encoding 2-oxoglutarate:ferredoxin oxidoreductase, beta subunit; translated protein: MSLDYVKFTPGFDTFMPKEYRDMVEHGPFGKKTTVSQMGSFKEILEEHPMCAGCAMTLFIRLAIVAFPNPEDTITVGTAGCGRLAISQAAIPFVYGNYGDQNGVASGLSRGLRIRFGDKPKDVVVMAGDGGTADIGFQQVLHSWFRKERFTTIMLDNEVYGNTGGQESGMTTRGAVLKMAPLGKKFEKMDMVAMAKIAGCAYIATVVPNNPRRVESCIKKAVLIAREVGPTYIQAYTSCNIEYAIPTDQVMADAKTVEDDRYKFAEYVSEDAKAYLAERYGYKEFAQKPVAAVTKA